A genome region from Microbacterium terricola includes the following:
- a CDS encoding sugar phosphate isomerase/epimerase family protein gives MTDGIAGTGIKLGTTLYSMTSEFAAGLYTPETLIAAVAEEGIGPGVEFNIAQLLRTYPDVDDAFVKLWFDSLEKYGLEASAVGTNLDMGRRKDRDMTPDEEHDFLARQLKTAHTLGFKKVVIRSHGKELLRSLLPLAEKYDQYLGYEIHAPSGPNDPQVLQMREMYDELQSERLGFTADFSSTMHSLSPTLLRTLGQMGMDEKHFPVMDEIWHEPTPMYVRNQKFEDYLTGEGVDFLRFGPFTRLAFNMHGLVPPEEWLDIMPQIFHVHAKFYDIGADGEEPAMDIPRIVKQFVDGGYQGYLSSEWEGHAFSDLGESDPIDLVKKQHVLMRKAIEDTVAAKQNANV, from the coding sequence ATGACTGACGGAATCGCAGGAACCGGCATCAAGCTGGGGACGACCCTCTACTCGATGACCAGCGAGTTCGCGGCCGGGCTGTACACGCCCGAGACGCTAATCGCCGCCGTCGCGGAAGAGGGCATCGGCCCGGGCGTCGAGTTCAACATCGCCCAACTGCTGCGTACCTACCCTGACGTCGACGACGCATTCGTGAAGCTGTGGTTCGACTCGCTCGAGAAGTACGGACTCGAGGCGAGCGCGGTGGGCACGAACCTCGACATGGGCCGCCGCAAGGACCGCGACATGACGCCCGACGAAGAGCACGACTTCCTTGCCCGCCAGCTGAAGACCGCGCACACGCTCGGCTTCAAGAAGGTGGTCATCCGATCCCACGGCAAGGAGCTGCTGCGCAGCCTCCTCCCCCTGGCAGAGAAGTACGACCAGTACCTCGGCTACGAGATCCACGCGCCGTCGGGACCCAACGACCCGCAGGTGCTGCAGATGCGCGAGATGTACGACGAGCTCCAGTCGGAGCGGCTCGGCTTCACGGCCGACTTCTCCTCCACGATGCACAGCCTGTCTCCGACCCTGCTGCGCACGCTCGGTCAGATGGGCATGGACGAGAAGCACTTCCCCGTCATGGACGAGATCTGGCACGAGCCGACCCCGATGTACGTGCGCAACCAGAAGTTCGAGGACTACCTGACCGGTGAGGGCGTCGATTTCCTGCGCTTCGGCCCGTTCACGCGCCTGGCCTTCAACATGCACGGTCTGGTGCCGCCGGAGGAGTGGCTGGACATCATGCCGCAGATCTTCCACGTGCACGCCAAGTTCTACGACATCGGCGCCGACGGCGAGGAGCCGGCGATGGACATCCCGCGCATCGTGAAGCAGTTCGTCGACGGTGGGTACCAGGGATACCTCTCCAGCGAGTGGGAGGGCCACGCGTTCTCCGACCTGGGCGAATCCGACCCGATCGATCTCGTGAAGAAGCAGCACGTCCTCATGCGCAAGGCCATCGAGGACACCGTCGCCGCGAAGCAGAACGCGAATGTCTGA
- a CDS encoding sugar phosphate isomerase/epimerase family protein gives MTLRQAQDGGLGSPIQGVTLYSFTRAFHAREYDLEGLIRKTAAEGFGPGLEIIGFSSFRGFPEIDDAYAAWFRDLVEEVGLTTTSLAVNADIGIHRDRLLNQDELIAYMTRQIKAAAKLGFPIARVQISIEPDSMEALAPIAEEHGVTLALEVHADQYASHPRILALRDRFEKVGSPFLGFTMDWGATVSGFAPSLIESYRRRGASEGLLGQVVELWNTYYEQGPPADQAEHGQRFGSFIGLAARNGRPDLGIDFGINGTGLFGPARVDDWLAIAPWIKHVHGKFFGIDENGEEPSVPVRDLVRLLVENGYNGAISSEYEGWHWNSWESPFDIIRAEQAVQRSAAADAGSRMITDLAEARAQLGAWLPTTEGAGA, from the coding sequence ATGACCCTTCGACAGGCTCAGGACGGCGGCCTCGGTTCGCCCATCCAGGGCGTCACGCTCTACAGCTTCACCCGCGCGTTCCACGCACGCGAGTACGACCTCGAAGGACTGATCCGGAAGACGGCCGCCGAGGGCTTCGGCCCGGGCCTGGAGATCATCGGCTTCTCGAGCTTCCGCGGGTTCCCCGAGATCGACGACGCGTACGCCGCATGGTTCCGCGACCTCGTCGAGGAGGTCGGCCTCACCACGACCTCGCTCGCCGTGAACGCCGATATCGGCATCCATCGCGATCGCCTGTTGAACCAGGACGAGCTCATCGCGTACATGACGCGGCAGATCAAGGCGGCGGCGAAGCTGGGCTTCCCCATCGCGCGGGTGCAGATCTCGATCGAACCCGACTCGATGGAGGCCCTCGCGCCGATCGCCGAAGAGCATGGGGTGACCCTCGCCCTCGAGGTGCACGCCGACCAGTACGCCTCGCACCCGCGCATCCTGGCGCTGCGCGACCGGTTCGAGAAGGTGGGCTCCCCCTTCCTCGGCTTCACGATGGACTGGGGTGCGACGGTCAGCGGATTCGCCCCGTCGCTCATCGAGTCGTACCGACGCCGCGGTGCGTCGGAAGGGCTGCTCGGTCAGGTCGTCGAGCTGTGGAACACCTACTACGAGCAGGGACCGCCTGCGGATCAGGCCGAGCACGGGCAGCGCTTCGGCTCGTTCATCGGGCTGGCTGCGCGCAATGGGCGTCCCGACCTCGGCATCGACTTCGGCATCAACGGCACCGGGCTGTTCGGCCCGGCGCGAGTGGACGACTGGCTGGCGATCGCGCCGTGGATCAAGCACGTGCACGGCAAGTTCTTCGGCATCGATGAGAACGGCGAGGAGCCCTCGGTCCCGGTGCGCGATCTCGTCCGCCTGCTGGTCGAGAACGGCTACAACGGCGCGATCTCGAGCGAGTACGAAGGCTGGCACTGGAACAGCTGGGAGTCGCCGTTCGACATCATCCGCGCCGAGCAGGCCGTGCAGCGCTCGGCCGCTGCCGACGCCGGCTCGCGCATGATCACCGATCTGGCGGAGGCGCGAGCACAGCTCGGCGCTTGGCTGCCGACGACAGAAGGAGCAGGAGCATGA
- a CDS encoding C-glycoside deglycosidase beta subunit domain-containing protein, whose amino-acid sequence MIPDRIIEQGTLVTHGARAAVEVRLPWYRALPGSCIAGAKLTIDGVEAPAESLRWNMNGREFSFDELRTNTEEWWFPTDSAVLSGDLPVDPDAEHEVTVGLTLYIPYIIISDTETLHIDETNTKTMKAVAA is encoded by the coding sequence GTGATCCCCGATCGCATCATCGAGCAGGGAACGCTCGTGACACACGGTGCCCGCGCTGCCGTCGAAGTGCGCCTTCCCTGGTATCGCGCGCTCCCGGGATCGTGCATCGCCGGCGCGAAGCTCACCATCGACGGAGTCGAGGCTCCCGCGGAGTCGCTGCGCTGGAACATGAACGGCCGCGAGTTCAGCTTCGACGAGCTGCGCACGAACACCGAGGAATGGTGGTTCCCCACCGACTCGGCGGTGCTCTCGGGCGACCTTCCGGTCGATCCGGATGCCGAGCACGAGGTGACCGTCGGCCTGACGCTCTACATCCCGTACATCATCATCTCGGACACCGAGACGCTCCACATCGACGAGACCAACACCAAGACAATGAAGGCGGTGGCGGCATGA
- a CDS encoding GMC oxidoreductase: MSERVYPASVDVAIVGSGPAGSTYARILSENAPAATIAMFEVGPTVSDPPGAHVKNIADPDARARAQLRSEGPDAHDGGDRVGGIVKTAQRRARPGTFLLESGYQVEGEEGLPVAAFSSNVGGMSAHWTGACPRPNDSERIGFLDDSGELDELLAEAERLLGVTRDAFDASPHAPLVRDRLAAAADDGRDAHERVQRMPLAVHRRDDGVLVWSGSDVVLGDKTRGNAHFTLYDESLVTRVLVEDGHAAGVAVTDVRTGESHEVRARHVVVAADALRTPQVLWASGIRPWALGRYLNDQAQIVFAVRIRDFEPTADADGAPRTGLSEYSGVTWVPFTDQMPFHGQVMQLDASPVKLAEDDPAAPGSIVGLGLFCAKDLQASDRVEFSDEAVDGYGMPAMTLHYTLSAHDHEVIERAKAEIVRLGKAIGEPLDERPFTMPLGASLHYQGTTRMGETDDGESVCNPDSEVWGVPGLFVAGNGVIPTSTACNPTLTGVALAVRGARHIAAELASV; the protein is encoded by the coding sequence ATGAGCGAGCGCGTCTATCCGGCATCGGTCGACGTCGCCATCGTCGGCAGCGGCCCTGCTGGTTCGACCTACGCGCGCATCCTCAGCGAGAACGCGCCGGCAGCGACGATCGCCATGTTCGAGGTTGGTCCGACTGTCTCCGATCCGCCGGGCGCACACGTGAAGAACATCGCCGACCCCGACGCGCGCGCTCGCGCTCAGCTGCGCTCGGAAGGGCCGGACGCGCACGACGGCGGCGATCGTGTCGGCGGCATCGTCAAGACGGCGCAGCGCCGCGCTCGGCCCGGCACGTTCCTCCTCGAATCCGGATACCAGGTCGAGGGAGAGGAAGGACTGCCCGTCGCCGCGTTCTCGAGCAACGTCGGCGGGATGTCCGCGCACTGGACCGGCGCGTGCCCTCGGCCGAACGACAGCGAGCGCATCGGCTTCCTCGACGACAGCGGAGAGCTCGATGAACTACTGGCGGAGGCGGAGCGACTGCTCGGTGTCACCCGCGACGCCTTCGACGCCTCTCCGCACGCGCCTCTCGTGCGGGACCGGCTGGCTGCGGCCGCCGACGATGGCCGCGATGCGCACGAGCGGGTGCAGCGGATGCCGCTCGCCGTGCATCGTCGTGACGACGGTGTGCTGGTGTGGTCAGGGTCCGACGTCGTGCTCGGCGACAAGACCCGCGGCAACGCGCACTTCACCCTTTACGACGAGTCGCTCGTCACTCGGGTGCTCGTAGAGGACGGTCACGCGGCCGGAGTGGCCGTCACCGACGTGCGCACGGGCGAGAGTCACGAGGTCCGCGCCCGCCATGTCGTCGTCGCGGCCGATGCCCTGCGCACCCCTCAGGTGCTCTGGGCCTCCGGGATCCGTCCGTGGGCTCTCGGGCGCTACCTCAACGACCAGGCGCAGATCGTGTTCGCAGTGCGCATCCGTGACTTCGAGCCCACCGCGGATGCCGACGGCGCCCCGCGGACCGGGCTCAGCGAGTACAGCGGCGTCACCTGGGTGCCGTTCACCGATCAGATGCCGTTCCACGGGCAAGTCATGCAGCTCGACGCGTCGCCGGTGAAGCTCGCAGAGGATGATCCGGCGGCGCCCGGATCGATCGTGGGGCTCGGTCTGTTCTGCGCGAAGGACCTGCAGGCCTCCGATCGGGTGGAATTCTCCGACGAGGCGGTCGACGGGTACGGGATGCCGGCCATGACGCTGCACTACACGCTCAGTGCGCATGATCACGAGGTGATCGAGCGGGCCAAGGCCGAGATCGTCCGTCTCGGAAAGGCGATCGGCGAACCTCTCGACGAACGTCCGTTCACGATGCCGCTCGGAGCTTCGCTGCACTATCAGGGCACGACGCGCATGGGTGAGACCGACGACGGCGAAAGCGTCTGCAATCCCGACAGCGAGGTCTGGGGAGTGCCCGGCCTGTTCGTCGCAGGCAACGGAGTGATCCCCACCTCGACCGCGTGCAATCCGACGCTCACGGGCGTCGCGCTCGCCGTCCGCGGAGCACGGCATATCGCCGCCGAGCTTGCTTCTGTCTGA
- a CDS encoding sugar phosphate isomerase/epimerase family protein produces MSYQLAPNIELLFTEAGDYHDRVRAAAASGFTAVEMWGPTGADAPSTPKDLPALKAALEETGTQLTAQLSEPRTQFMIPPWDHSEFYRKLDEGVEIAHFLGTPRMVVGSGTGFGGWKRQVQLDKLIEIYQKAIAQIEGSGITLVLEPVNVRIDHPGSLLDRTSEGVYVAKGVDSPFFGVLYDIYHSAVEGEDMAAELANAGSIVKYVQLADTEGRGEPGTGSIDWPATLATLRSSGYDGPIGLEYYPTTESSESVKLIQKLADDA; encoded by the coding sequence ATGTCATACCAACTCGCCCCCAACATCGAACTGCTCTTCACCGAAGCCGGCGACTATCACGACCGCGTGCGTGCGGCCGCGGCATCCGGGTTCACGGCCGTCGAGATGTGGGGCCCGACCGGCGCAGACGCTCCCTCGACGCCGAAGGACCTCCCCGCGCTGAAGGCTGCGCTCGAGGAGACCGGCACCCAGCTGACCGCCCAGCTCAGCGAGCCGCGCACCCAGTTCATGATCCCGCCGTGGGATCACTCCGAGTTCTACCGCAAGCTCGACGAAGGTGTCGAGATCGCGCACTTCCTCGGTACGCCCCGCATGGTCGTCGGCAGCGGCACGGGATTCGGCGGCTGGAAGCGCCAGGTGCAGCTCGACAAGCTGATCGAGATCTACCAGAAGGCCATCGCGCAGATCGAGGGCTCGGGCATCACGCTCGTTCTCGAACCGGTCAACGTGCGCATCGACCACCCGGGTTCGCTCCTCGACCGCACGAGCGAGGGCGTCTACGTCGCGAAGGGCGTCGACTCCCCGTTCTTCGGGGTCCTCTACGACATCTACCACTCGGCAGTCGAGGGCGAGGACATGGCCGCCGAGCTCGCGAACGCCGGTTCGATCGTGAAGTACGTGCAGCTGGCCGACACCGAGGGTCGCGGAGAGCCCGGTACGGGTTCGATCGACTGGCCCGCAACCCTTGCGACGCTGCGCTCGTCGGGCTACGACGGACCGATCGGGCTCGAGTACTACCCGACCACCGAATCGTCGGAGTCGGTGAAGCTCATCCAGAAGCTCGCGGACGACGCATGA
- a CDS encoding nuclear transport factor 2 family protein, whose product MSVDNRAAFEAFVDLFYTQKRVGDAFDLLVSDDYRQHNPTIGDGPAAAIEALTPKFDGSPEARFEIQRMLVDGDLAMVHVKASRPGAPDAAVADIYRFESGRIVEHWDVLQQVPVHAAHDHPMF is encoded by the coding sequence ATGAGCGTCGACAATCGTGCGGCGTTTGAGGCGTTCGTCGATCTCTTCTACACGCAGAAGCGCGTGGGAGATGCCTTCGACCTGCTCGTCTCTGACGACTATCGCCAGCACAACCCGACGATCGGCGATGGGCCGGCGGCCGCGATCGAGGCCCTGACGCCCAAGTTCGACGGGTCGCCCGAGGCGCGCTTCGAGATCCAGCGGATGCTTGTCGACGGCGACCTCGCGATGGTTCACGTGAAAGCCTCCAGACCCGGCGCACCCGACGCCGCGGTCGCGGACATCTACCGATTCGAGAGCGGCCGGATCGTCGAGCACTGGGACGTGCTTCAGCAGGTTCCCGTGCATGCCGCCCACGACCATCCGATGTTCTGA
- a CDS encoding carbohydrate ABC transporter permease has translation MFRYTKFTALREVVFWIIAIAFLAPFYFLVATSFKSDQETLTTTALTPPSSIDFSNFIAVLTATGNSNVIMGLINSILITTGSILLLVLLGALTGYVIARSTRRWSRGVYYLFLIAIVLPTQLGTVPLYIGARTVGLTGSIWGMIVLYTGMLLPLSIFLYAGFFRGLGTEYEEAATIDGASRTQIFFRIVLPLMSPATGTVAILCGLIVWNDFFTSLIFLGGSANQTLPVAMYYYIGSLVSAWNKIFAIVIVSMIPILAFYLFAQKRFIQGFAGGLKG, from the coding sequence ATGTTCCGCTACACGAAGTTCACGGCGCTGCGCGAGGTCGTCTTCTGGATCATCGCCATCGCCTTCCTGGCTCCGTTCTACTTCCTGGTGGCGACGTCGTTCAAGTCCGACCAGGAGACCCTGACCACGACGGCCCTGACGCCGCCGTCATCCATCGACTTCAGCAACTTCATCGCAGTGCTGACCGCGACCGGCAACTCGAACGTGATCATGGGCCTGATCAACAGCATCCTGATCACGACGGGCAGCATCCTGCTGCTCGTGCTGCTCGGCGCGCTCACCGGCTATGTCATCGCCCGCAGCACGCGGCGGTGGAGCCGGGGCGTCTACTACCTGTTCCTCATCGCTATCGTGCTGCCCACGCAGCTCGGCACCGTCCCCCTCTACATCGGGGCCCGGACCGTCGGGCTCACCGGATCGATCTGGGGCATGATCGTCCTCTACACCGGGATGCTGCTTCCCCTGTCGATCTTCCTGTACGCGGGATTCTTCCGCGGGCTGGGGACCGAGTACGAGGAAGCGGCAACGATCGACGGTGCCAGCCGGACTCAGATCTTCTTCCGGATCGTGCTGCCGCTGATGTCACCGGCCACCGGAACCGTGGCGATCCTGTGTGGGCTCATCGTCTGGAACGACTTCTTCACCTCGCTCATCTTCCTCGGCGGATCCGCCAACCAGACGCTCCCCGTTGCGATGTACTACTACATCGGCTCGCTGGTCTCGGCGTGGAACAAGATCTTCGCGATCGTCATCGTGTCGATGATTCCGATCCTGGCGTTCTACCTGTTCGCGCAGAAGCGCTTCATCCAGGGCTTCGCCGGCGGGCTGAAGGGCTGA
- a CDS encoding carbohydrate ABC transporter permease: protein MTGTVESETELVVLPKKGGRRGPEVQQPRRPGLLKFGHWWWALPGIILVILIHYVATAVGGFFAFTDWSGIGDFAFVGLDNFVKIFQDPTKIGALGNTLFLAFASVVLSNIAGLAIALGLNRGLRSRYVLRVLFFMPVVLSPLAVSYIWKFIFDYNGPLNAVLSAVGLEELAKPWVADPTWAIWTVLIVIVWQNTGFAMVIYMAGLAAVPVEIEEAAAIDGANLWQRFWHVTLPSIRPAVAIATTLGIVNGLRVFDQIMALTAGGPAGATETLATQVYKQSFSLGNFGYGAALALLLTLIILAFALVQQRVTNGRPEES from the coding sequence ATGACTGGAACAGTGGAGTCGGAGACAGAGCTCGTCGTCCTCCCGAAGAAGGGCGGCCGTCGCGGCCCTGAGGTCCAGCAGCCCCGCCGCCCGGGCCTGCTGAAGTTCGGCCACTGGTGGTGGGCCCTTCCGGGAATCATCCTCGTCATCCTGATCCACTATGTGGCAACAGCGGTCGGCGGATTCTTCGCCTTCACGGACTGGTCAGGCATCGGCGACTTCGCGTTCGTCGGCCTCGACAACTTCGTCAAGATCTTCCAGGACCCGACCAAGATCGGCGCACTGGGCAACACCCTGTTCCTCGCGTTCGCGTCCGTCGTCCTCAGCAACATCGCGGGTCTGGCGATCGCCCTCGGATTGAACCGCGGACTGAGGTCCAGGTACGTGCTTCGCGTCCTGTTCTTCATGCCGGTGGTGCTCAGCCCGCTGGCAGTCTCGTACATCTGGAAGTTCATCTTCGACTACAACGGGCCGCTCAATGCCGTGCTGAGCGCGGTCGGACTCGAGGAACTCGCGAAGCCATGGGTCGCCGACCCGACGTGGGCGATCTGGACGGTCCTGATCGTCATCGTGTGGCAGAACACCGGCTTTGCGATGGTCATCTACATGGCTGGTCTGGCGGCGGTCCCCGTGGAGATCGAAGAAGCCGCCGCGATCGACGGCGCGAACCTCTGGCAGCGCTTCTGGCACGTCACCCTCCCTTCGATCCGCCCCGCGGTCGCGATTGCGACGACGCTCGGCATCGTGAACGGGCTTCGGGTCTTCGACCAGATCATGGCGCTCACCGCGGGCGGGCCGGCCGGCGCCACCGAAACACTGGCGACGCAGGTCTACAAGCAGTCCTTCTCGCTCGGCAACTTCGGCTACGGTGCGGCTCTCGCGCTGCTGCTCACCCTGATCATCCTGGCTTTCGCGCTCGTTCAGCAGCGTGTCACCAACGGCCGCCCCGAGGAGAGCTGA
- a CDS encoding ABC transporter substrate-binding protein, giving the protein MTQHRRTRVLRNGIFAATAAGALILAGCSSSATPEESDGGEQAFSFTFATSNNLESPYQTLADLYMEENPDVTITTNPTPNDKYGETIRTQLQAGNASDVIQTTPGSGDARGLIGLADAGFLEPLGDTAASLVPEGSESLFEIDGKVYGQPLDFTIGSVVASFGNAGRMGITDFAWPESMDDLYAACDAAAATGGSLFALAGAAPPNTGLMAQAISATRVYAQDPDWNQQRLDGDTTFADSDGWKDTLQTIIDLNDGGCFQAGSEGGGFDAITNGLSGGTSIGGFIPSGAAIEIAKAAPPEAAFAVEPFPADGGAPYIMASSNYTLSINAASKAKDASAAFLEWMAEDAQQQKYYELSGELPVSAYKDMDLTGTIYEPVVDLLASGSYTSLPSNVWPNPSVYDALGVGVQGLLTGQKTIDQVLTEMDTAWDQ; this is encoded by the coding sequence ATGACACAGCATCGACGCACCCGCGTTCTCCGCAACGGCATATTCGCCGCGACGGCTGCGGGTGCCCTCATCCTCGCCGGCTGCTCCTCCTCGGCCACTCCCGAAGAGTCCGACGGTGGCGAGCAGGCGTTTTCGTTCACGTTCGCAACGTCGAACAACCTCGAAAGCCCTTATCAGACGCTCGCGGACCTCTATATGGAGGAGAATCCCGACGTCACGATCACCACGAACCCGACGCCGAACGACAAGTACGGCGAGACGATCCGCACCCAGCTGCAGGCGGGCAACGCCTCCGACGTGATCCAGACCACGCCCGGAAGCGGTGACGCCCGCGGGCTCATCGGCCTGGCCGATGCCGGCTTCCTCGAGCCGCTCGGCGACACGGCTGCGAGCCTGGTGCCGGAGGGCAGCGAGTCGCTCTTCGAGATCGACGGCAAGGTCTACGGACAGCCGCTCGACTTCACGATCGGATCGGTCGTCGCAAGCTTCGGCAATGCCGGCCGCATGGGCATCACGGACTTCGCATGGCCCGAGTCGATGGACGACCTGTACGCGGCCTGCGATGCGGCAGCAGCCACGGGCGGCTCCCTGTTCGCGCTCGCCGGCGCCGCGCCGCCGAACACCGGGCTCATGGCGCAGGCGATCTCGGCGACGCGCGTCTACGCACAGGACCCCGACTGGAACCAGCAGCGCCTCGACGGCGACACGACCTTCGCTGACAGCGATGGCTGGAAGGACACCCTCCAGACGATCATCGACCTCAACGACGGCGGATGCTTCCAGGCCGGATCCGAAGGTGGCGGCTTCGACGCCATAACCAACGGCCTCTCTGGTGGCACGTCGATCGGCGGGTTCATCCCCTCTGGTGCCGCGATCGAGATCGCCAAGGCTGCACCGCCGGAGGCGGCGTTCGCCGTCGAGCCTTTCCCCGCCGACGGTGGCGCGCCCTACATCATGGCCAGCTCCAACTACACGCTCTCGATCAACGCCGCCTCCAAGGCGAAGGACGCATCGGCTGCGTTCCTGGAGTGGATGGCCGAGGACGCTCAGCAGCAGAAGTACTACGAGCTTTCGGGTGAACTGCCGGTGTCCGCATACAAGGACATGGACCTCACCGGAACGATCTACGAGCCGGTCGTCGACCTGCTCGCCTCGGGCTCTTACACCTCGCTGCCGTCCAACGTCTGGCCCAACCCGTCGGTCTACGACGCGCTCGGGGTCGGCGTGCAGGGGCTCCTGACCGGGCAGAAGACGATCGACCAGGTGCTCACCGAGATGGACACCGCCTGGGATCAGTGA
- a CDS encoding LysR family transcriptional regulator yields MADHAPLSRLDLNLLVALDALLTERSVTRAAEGLHLSQPALSASLSRLRNHFNDPILARRGNTYELTPFAMRLTEHTTTALEAARRVFESQASWTPTESVREFAIYGSDYGFVTIGTAVAALAAERAPGVRFRFMLHNQSIVEDAANRLRSADGMVMPHGHLTDLPYSDLWHDDWVAVVADTNTTVGDELTMTDVAELPWVMTYQSRSAFTSAARQIQQLGIEPHIEVIVESFLALASFVAGTRRVGLIQASLAPAVLRLGKTRIVSLPFVATPLSNALWWHPVHNRDPEHLWMRGLFEEAGRSIEAS; encoded by the coding sequence GTGGCCGATCACGCACCCCTGTCCCGTCTCGATCTGAATCTGCTCGTCGCCTTGGACGCGCTGCTCACCGAGCGCAGCGTCACCAGGGCCGCCGAGGGGCTGCATCTGAGTCAACCCGCTTTGAGCGCATCATTGAGTCGACTGCGAAACCACTTCAACGACCCGATCCTCGCCCGGCGCGGCAATACCTACGAACTCACTCCGTTCGCCATGCGTCTCACGGAACACACCACCACCGCGCTCGAGGCGGCCCGACGAGTCTTCGAGAGTCAGGCGAGCTGGACCCCGACGGAATCGGTGCGTGAGTTCGCCATCTACGGCAGCGACTACGGATTCGTGACCATCGGCACTGCGGTGGCAGCACTGGCCGCGGAACGTGCGCCGGGGGTTCGCTTCCGGTTCATGCTGCACAACCAGTCCATCGTCGAGGACGCCGCCAACCGCCTCCGGTCCGCCGATGGGATGGTCATGCCGCATGGCCATCTGACTGACCTCCCGTACTCGGATCTGTGGCACGACGATTGGGTCGCCGTCGTCGCAGACACCAACACCACCGTCGGCGACGAACTCACCATGACCGACGTCGCAGAACTGCCCTGGGTCATGACCTACCAGTCCCGATCCGCCTTCACGTCAGCGGCCCGCCAGATCCAGCAGCTCGGCATCGAGCCGCACATCGAAGTCATCGTCGAGAGCTTCCTCGCTCTTGCATCCTTCGTCGCCGGAACGCGCCGAGTCGGGCTGATCCAGGCGTCGCTCGCACCGGCCGTACTGCGGCTGGGAAAGACCAGAATCGTCTCTCTGCCTTTTGTCGCGACGCCCCTCAGCAACGCCCTGTGGTGGCATCCTGTGCACAATCGCGACCCCGAGCATCTGTGGATGCGCGGGTTGTTCGAGGAGGCCGGACGCTCGATCGAAGCGAGCTAA